In Halolamina litorea, the genomic window ACGCGTTCTGTGTCGCCGGCACGCCCGACACCGTCGCCGAGCGCATCGAGGCGGTGCTCGACTACGCCGACAGCTTCGTCGCCGGCTCGCCGCTAGGGCCCGACCGCGAGGCGGCCATCGAGATGCTCGGCTCGGTGTTCGACCGGGTGCGGGCATGAGCCGTCCGCCCGGCGCGAACGCCGAACTGGCGCTCCTGCTCGAACTCTCGGGGACGCCCAAACCGGGGAACGTCGACCGCCAGCGGGAGTACGCCGACCTCACGTTCGAGCAGTTCCTCGCCGGCGCGGTCGGGGCCCGCGCGGGTCTCGACGACGCGGCCGACGGCGCGGCCGTCGGCGACGCCTTCGAGACGGCGGTCGCAGGGATGGCCCGACAGGACGGTGGGAACACCCAGTTCGGCGCGTTGTTGCTGCTGACGCCGCTGGTCCGGGCGGCCGCGACCGACCGCCTCACGCCCGACGGCGCGGCCGCGGTGGTGGACGAAACGACCGTCGACGACGCCGCGGGGTTCTACCGCGCGTTCGACCACGTGGACGTGTTCGTCGACGAGCCACCGGACTCGATGGACGACCTCGACGTTCGCCGGGGGAGCGACGCGGTCCCCGCCCTCCGCGAGCGGGGGCTCACGCTCGCCGACGTGATGGCCGCGAGCGCGCCGGCCGACGGCGTCGCCGCCGAGTGGACGGCGGGCTTCGAGCGGACGTTCGCCGCCGCGGCGTCGCTCCTCGACGCCGACGGGCCCCTCAGCGAGCGGGTACCGACGGTCTTTCTCGACCTGCTCGCGGCCGAACCGGACAGCCTGATCGCCAAACGGCACGGGGAGAGCGTGGCCGCCGAGGTCACCGAGCGCGCCGCCGAACTCCAGGGGGCCGACCCCGAGGCCGTCACCGAGTGGGCCGACGAACTCGTCGCCGACGGTATCAACCCCGGCACCACGGCCGACGTGACTGCCGCGGCGCTGTTCGTCGCACTCGAACGAGGGCTGGCGGTATGAGCGCCGACTGGCCGGTCGAACTGCGCGGCGTCACCGAGAGCGTCGTCGCCACGCTCGGCCCGAACGGCCGCTGGAACGCCGCCGCGCTCGGCCTCCACGCCGGCTCACCGGTGACCGCGAAGACGTGGGGGAACACCCGGACCCGCAGGAACTTCCACCGACAGGGCGGCGGCGTCGTCCAGTTCACGCGCGATCCGGAGCTGTTCACCGAGGCCGCACTCACCGTTCACGAGGGTGACGAGCCGGTGTTCGACGGCGTCGACGCCTGGGTCGAGGTCGACGTCGAGCGCGTCGCCGCCGGCGAAGAGGACGGAACGGAGTGGGAGGAGTGGCGGCTGACCCCCGTCGACGCCGGCGTCGAGCGACGGGTCGTCCCGACGACGAACCGCGGGTTCGCCGCGGTCGTCGAGGCGACCGTCGCGGCCTCGCGGCTCGGCGTCGAGGCCTTCGATCAGGCGGAACTCAGATCGCGCCTCGACTACTTCACCGAGGTCGTGCGGACCTGTGGCGGCGAGGCGGAACGGGACGCCATTGACCGCGTGCTCGAACTCACGGAGGAGGCACGATGACCACACCACCGCACCCGGGGCGCCGATGACCGCCGTCACCGTCTCCGTCGGGGCGCGGCTCCACTTCGGGTTCACGAACCTCTCGCTGGCACACGAGCGCCTCTACGGGAGTCTCGGGGTCGCCCTGGAACGCCCCCGGGTCACGGTGACTGCACGACCGGCCGAGACGGTCGCGTGTTCGTACGACCCGGCACGACCAGCCGTGGCGCGGATCGTCGACCTGTTGGACGTTCCCGGAGCCAGCGTCAGCGTCGAGGAGACGCTGCCACGCCACGTCGGCCTCGGGAGCGGCACCCAGACCGCGCTGGCGACGCTCTCGGCGGTCGCCCGCGCGTACGACCGTGACCCGGCCGTCCGTGAGCGCGCGCCGGCGCTGGATCGCGGGGGCCGCAGCGGCGTCGGCGTCGCGACGTTCGAACGCGGGGGGTTCGTCCTCGACGGCGGCCACCCGACGGCGGCGTTCACCCCCACCCGCCCCGACCGCGGCGAGTGGTCGGTGCCGCCGATCACCAGCCAGCGGTCGATCCCCGACCACTGGCGGTTCCTGCTCGTGATCCCCGACGTTTCGCCCGGGACGAGCGGTGACGCTGAGGACA contains:
- a CDS encoding triphosphoribosyl-dephospho-CoA synthase; protein product: MSRPPGANAELALLLELSGTPKPGNVDRQREYADLTFEQFLAGAVGARAGLDDAADGAAVGDAFETAVAGMARQDGGNTQFGALLLLTPLVRAAATDRLTPDGAAAVVDETTVDDAAGFYRAFDHVDVFVDEPPDSMDDLDVRRGSDAVPALRERGLTLADVMAASAPADGVAAEWTAGFERTFAAAASLLDADGPLSERVPTVFLDLLAAEPDSLIAKRHGESVAAEVTERAAELQGADPEAVTEWADELVADGINPGTTADVTAAALFVALERGLAV
- a CDS encoding DUF447 domain-containing protein, translated to MSADWPVELRGVTESVVATLGPNGRWNAAALGLHAGSPVTAKTWGNTRTRRNFHRQGGGVVQFTRDPELFTEAALTVHEGDEPVFDGVDAWVEVDVERVAAGEEDGTEWEEWRLTPVDAGVERRVVPTTNRGFAAVVEATVAASRLGVEAFDQAELRSRLDYFTEVVRTCGGEAERDAIDRVLELTEEAR
- a CDS encoding beta-ribofuranosylaminobenzene 5'-phosphate synthase family protein, whose protein sequence is MTAVTVSVGARLHFGFTNLSLAHERLYGSLGVALERPRVTVTARPAETVACSYDPARPAVARIVDLLDVPGASVSVEETLPRHVGLGSGTQTALATLSAVARAYDRDPAVRERAPALDRGGRSGVGVATFERGGFVLDGGHPTAAFTPTRPDRGEWSVPPITSQRSIPDHWRFLLVIPDVSPGTSGDAEDTSMRATVERADPGIADRIAGVVVRRVLPALADGDATGFGAAVDEVGRLNGEWYADEQGGVYRASIGAVVRALRDADAVAGAGQSSWGPTVYGVTTAAEAGAARRAGQRALDAAGVDGRVSVVRPRNAGATVE